A region of Streptomyces sp. NBC_01750 DNA encodes the following proteins:
- a CDS encoding HEPN domain-containing protein: MSETRSGVWWTPDAPAVRIPGSLIRTDTGWQLSLIGTLMVDIGGGDGLALVPPRTILGSCQGASYTLLGCYLDDWGGAAQSGRVAPAGTGSDDQNWMLWRVESLLQGAALSVDTRYTGASFRLTGLSAWWPPSGLRGPQVRPGRYQPPPDVTIQCQDGLTITIGVREHRHYGRRAKSLRERVSIFVSRESGFTLDELHTDVIIPLRILVAIGLNEPVQVYDIRLHPEGVEPTDGEQLPWLELPVQVDPADGDEPQEISQAAAHPLPLAPALKDMESFIAAWMDVARQCAVSLDAIEPRQRSGSVQGQLLEVINAAETLHRTLHDEPTEFPFAERVRDTLKEVGGFTSSERRDVRDALKFAELTLEQRLLQLVEELGTEVSTWLFNGQATQWAFTAAAIRNVLSHGYEASHGVHEDPGALIGVLRFADVVVTLRILVQAGMPSGQDLVGRLQTHPRLRYLVRQSIADWPALASAISPHRWPQPGADGTPDKPE, encoded by the coding sequence GTGAGTGAGACACGCAGCGGTGTCTGGTGGACCCCCGATGCCCCGGCCGTTCGCATCCCGGGATCGCTGATACGGACGGACACAGGATGGCAGCTGTCCCTCATCGGCACGCTGATGGTCGACATCGGAGGTGGCGACGGACTTGCGCTCGTGCCACCCCGAACGATCCTCGGATCATGCCAGGGAGCTTCGTACACCCTGCTTGGGTGCTATCTCGACGACTGGGGCGGTGCAGCCCAATCAGGCCGGGTTGCTCCCGCCGGTACCGGGAGCGATGACCAGAACTGGATGCTTTGGCGGGTCGAGTCCCTGCTGCAGGGGGCTGCACTCTCCGTCGATACGCGCTACACCGGGGCCTCATTTCGCCTGACGGGCCTCTCGGCCTGGTGGCCTCCCAGCGGGCTGCGGGGGCCTCAAGTCCGGCCCGGCCGCTATCAGCCGCCCCCGGACGTCACCATCCAGTGCCAGGACGGGCTGACTATCACCATCGGGGTTCGCGAACATCGCCACTACGGCCGTCGTGCGAAGTCACTTCGCGAACGCGTAAGCATCTTCGTCAGCCGCGAATCAGGCTTCACGCTCGACGAGCTCCACACAGATGTGATCATCCCGCTCCGGATCCTGGTGGCCATCGGACTGAATGAACCGGTCCAGGTCTACGACATTCGTCTGCATCCTGAGGGCGTCGAACCGACTGACGGGGAGCAGCTCCCATGGCTCGAACTGCCCGTCCAGGTCGATCCAGCGGACGGCGACGAACCGCAAGAGATCAGCCAGGCCGCCGCCCATCCCCTGCCTCTGGCGCCAGCGCTCAAGGACATGGAGTCCTTCATCGCGGCGTGGATGGACGTGGCGCGGCAGTGCGCTGTTTCGCTGGACGCGATCGAGCCGCGTCAACGATCAGGATCAGTGCAGGGACAGCTACTCGAAGTGATCAACGCAGCGGAGACCCTGCACCGCACACTCCATGACGAGCCCACGGAGTTTCCTTTCGCCGAACGGGTCCGGGATACTCTCAAGGAGGTCGGCGGCTTCACCTCCAGCGAGCGCCGTGACGTTCGTGACGCCTTGAAGTTTGCTGAGCTCACTCTCGAACAGCGTCTCCTGCAGCTGGTTGAGGAGCTCGGCACAGAAGTGTCGACCTGGCTCTTCAACGGTCAGGCCACCCAATGGGCCTTCACAGCAGCCGCAATCCGGAACGTACTGAGTCACGGCTACGAAGCCTCTCACGGCGTCCACGAAGACCCAGGGGCGCTGATCGGTGTCCTCCGGTTCGCAGATGTCGTGGTCACACTGCGCATCTTGGTCCAGGCGGGGATGCCGTCCGGGCAGGATCTTGTCGGCAGACTGCAGACGCACCCGCGACTGCGTTATCTCGTGCGGCAAAGCATCGCCGACTGGCCGGCCCTCGCCTCCGCGATCAGCCCCCACCGCTGGCCGCAGCCCGGGGCCGATGGAACTCCCGACAAGCCCGAGTAG
- a CDS encoding RNA polymerase sigma factor — protein sequence MTPEHQDPPSKVPCLPSESMELNRPTTADEFFTIHLKSLEGYAFRLCRSPESAREVVQDTYLATAKYWPEIEHPEAWVRRAIRNKLIKMGTRDRREISSAEFRDGTQPAPVTAIVQPNRRFGPGGRATYGPRSGDARRWDRRGGIRWPVSGPAVASASTGGHRRAWKGSHTPPLTRFAGYGGQGLGAVWGPGSWRDGRGAGGRGLVERSAIPCRSCWARSRISAARRPSWRVACQEAWAVGVWPCCACRTRSICMRATELRIRGSGAR from the coding sequence ATGACGCCGGAGCATCAGGACCCGCCGAGCAAGGTTCCGTGCCTGCCAAGCGAGTCAATGGAGCTGAATAGGCCGACGACGGCCGATGAATTTTTCACCATCCACCTCAAGTCCTTGGAGGGGTACGCGTTCAGGTTGTGCCGGTCACCGGAGTCAGCTCGCGAGGTAGTGCAGGATACCTACCTCGCAACTGCCAAGTACTGGCCCGAGATTGAGCATCCTGAGGCGTGGGTCCGGCGGGCGATCAGGAACAAGCTGATCAAGATGGGAACTCGGGATCGGCGGGAGATAAGCAGTGCTGAGTTTCGCGATGGCACACAGCCCGCACCGGTGACCGCCATCGTGCAGCCAAATCGGCGCTTCGGGCCGGGCGGGCGGGCGACGTACGGGCCACGCTCCGGTGACGCGAGGCGCTGGGACCGGCGGGGCGGCATCCGCTGGCCGGTGTCCGGCCCGGCGGTGGCATCGGCTTCAACCGGTGGGCACCGCCGGGCTTGGAAAGGCTCGCATACGCCACCGCTTACCCGGTTCGCGGGCTACGGGGGGCAGGGGCTTGGGGCAGTGTGGGGTCCCGGGTCCTGGCGGGACGGCCGCGGCGCCGGTGGGCGGGGATTGGTGGAGCGGTCTGCGATCCCCTGCAGGAGCTGTTGGGCGCGGTCCCGGATTTCTGCGGCGCGGCGTCCCTCCTGGCGGGTGGCGTGTCAGGAGGCTTGGGCGGTGGGGGTCTGGCCGTGTTGTGCCTGTCGGACGCGTTCGATCTGCATGCGGGCGACGGAGTTGAGGATTCGCGGGTCGGGGGCGCGGTAG
- a CDS encoding SMI1/KNR4 family protein, producing the protein MTVTPDQRADEATLDLLRSAFPPEWREPALGYEAVEVWEAENKATIPEPYRSFVAEISNGCSLGPAEDGGLQPVGRLPASWAEDNPRQPGAPFPLEEAWPWEEDDSADDEDPRIDAVFSHGSIVLGAEDSQSFWLLVTTGPQRGNVWIVADVGATPVPADKPWGFLEWVQRWHAGEGWWD; encoded by the coding sequence GTGACAGTGACACCTGATCAGCGCGCTGACGAAGCCACGCTCGACCTCCTGCGTTCCGCGTTCCCGCCTGAGTGGCGCGAGCCAGCACTCGGCTATGAGGCAGTCGAGGTGTGGGAGGCCGAGAACAAGGCGACGATCCCAGAGCCCTACCGGTCCTTCGTCGCCGAGATCAGCAACGGATGCAGCCTCGGCCCCGCCGAGGACGGCGGCCTGCAGCCAGTCGGCCGGCTCCCCGCGTCCTGGGCCGAGGACAATCCGAGACAACCAGGAGCACCATTCCCTCTAGAAGAGGCGTGGCCCTGGGAAGAAGACGACTCGGCCGACGACGAGGACCCCCGAATCGACGCTGTCTTCTCGCACGGATCGATCGTGCTCGGCGCGGAGGACAGCCAGTCGTTCTGGCTCCTGGTGACAACGGGACCGCAGCGCGGCAACGTGTGGATTGTCGCGGACGTCGGCGCCACCCCGGTCCCCGCGGACAAACCCTGGGGCTTCCTGGAATGGGTACAGCGGTGGCACGCCGGCGAAGGCTGGTGGGACTGA
- a CDS encoding nucleotidyltransferase domain-containing protein, producing MSERGLEKDGTIAREGVLNRVQEAFAPVVDAARAQIAEMFDSTRLHSAYLYGSIPRGDAIPGVSDLDLFLALRHKPTEADRAAANTIEAALDRSFAEIDDVGILLSSTRTLLSELERHDGGFFVACLCTPLLGSDLAEQLPRYRPTPLLARETNGDLSLALPRWRTRAAEAATDADRRTLSRLAARKIVRTGFTLIMPRWGGWTSDLSESAELFGRYYPERVEQMRVAAATGRTPSADPALLSMLIDHLGPWLSAEYTAVHGEKAPRP from the coding sequence ATGAGCGAAAGAGGACTGGAGAAGGATGGGACGATCGCGCGTGAAGGCGTGCTGAACCGCGTGCAAGAAGCCTTCGCCCCTGTCGTCGATGCCGCCCGTGCTCAGATCGCTGAGATGTTCGACAGCACCCGGCTGCACAGCGCCTACCTCTACGGCAGCATCCCCCGCGGAGACGCGATCCCCGGCGTCTCCGACCTCGACCTGTTTCTCGCCCTCCGCCACAAACCCACCGAGGCTGACCGGGCTGCCGCCAATACGATCGAGGCCGCTCTCGACCGCTCCTTCGCCGAGATCGACGACGTCGGGATCCTCCTGTCCAGCACACGCACTCTGCTCAGCGAACTTGAGCGTCATGACGGCGGCTTCTTCGTCGCCTGCCTGTGCACCCCGCTGCTGGGCAGCGACCTCGCCGAACAGCTTCCCCGCTACCGCCCCACCCCCTTGCTCGCCCGCGAGACGAACGGTGACCTCTCACTCGCGCTCCCGCGCTGGCGTACCCGAGCGGCCGAAGCCGCTACGGACGCCGACCGCAGGACCCTCAGCCGCCTCGCCGCCCGCAAGATCGTGCGCACCGGCTTCACCCTGATCATGCCTCGCTGGGGCGGCTGGACCAGCGACCTCAGCGAGTCGGCCGAACTCTTCGGCCGCTACTACCCCGAGCGCGTCGAGCAGATGCGCGTGGCCGCGGCCACAGGCCGCACGCCCTCGGCAGATCCGGCACTACTGAGCATGCTCATCGACCACCTGGGTCCCTGGCTCTCGGCCGAGTACACAGCCGTGCACGGCGAGAAAGCACCGCGGCCCTGA
- a CDS encoding nucleotidyltransferase domain-containing protein: MNVLLSGIVGSTAYGLAKPGSDIDRLGLFAADTTAFHGLHGPAESHVTTNPDRTLHEAAKWCRLALGGNPTVMELVWLPDDLYEVRTPLGDELIEIRSSLLSAKRVRDAYLGYATQQFKRLYDRGDGSFSADTRKRTEKHARHLMRLCHQGFELYTTGRLNVRVENPGTFHEFGEEVAADTMTALPLLQRFEERFDQAKSVLPDQPDEAPVEAWLHRVRAAHYTP, from the coding sequence ATGAACGTGCTGCTATCAGGGATAGTAGGCTCCACCGCCTACGGACTCGCCAAGCCGGGATCCGACATCGACCGCCTCGGCCTCTTCGCCGCAGACACCACCGCATTCCACGGCCTACACGGCCCCGCTGAATCGCACGTCACCACGAACCCAGACCGCACCCTGCACGAAGCAGCGAAATGGTGCAGGCTCGCACTCGGCGGCAACCCTACCGTCATGGAACTCGTCTGGCTCCCCGACGACCTGTACGAAGTACGCACCCCCCTGGGCGACGAACTGATCGAGATCCGCAGCTCGCTCCTGTCCGCCAAGCGAGTCCGGGACGCCTACCTCGGCTACGCCACCCAGCAGTTCAAGCGGCTCTACGACCGCGGCGACGGATCGTTCTCGGCAGACACGCGCAAACGGACCGAGAAACACGCCCGGCACCTCATGCGCCTGTGCCATCAGGGCTTCGAGCTGTACACCACCGGCCGGCTGAACGTCCGCGTCGAAAACCCCGGGACCTTCCACGAGTTCGGCGAGGAGGTCGCCGCGGACACAATGACGGCGTTGCCCCTCCTGCAGCGCTTCGAGGAGCGGTTCGACCAGGCGAAGAGCGTCCTACCGGACCAGCCGGACGAGGCCCCAGTTGAGGCGTGGCTGCACCGTGTCCGCGCCGCACACTACACGCCCTGA
- a CDS encoding NACHT domain-containing protein codes for MGERIAPERIGNRAELSEAIGKLFQRTGRSYLDVATAAGVSDSTVHDMTSGNRFPRWGTLEAVLVACGITEASALSAWREAHRRAQGDGSDPRLRDAQRRKLIPLPWASGDEADAPAPERVALGRPVLRFARTSMSLAARPWKNLRTRHRDRQRELMLKAVGRQMQELIAPSQAHHYLTPRFHAVGSKDKAREIDIRELYEEAGEELVVLSAPGMGKTTQLARLADRLAAEALEDLHRLGGTSIRPIPVLVSLSAYRGQPLADWLPTAVKRQYDFPEELVRGWLTRGLLLPLFDGLDQVPDARRGECAEQLRRFRLRRTGIVVGCRYDDLSMAKRIGAARYVQLSTPTKSDVEGYLLENFDALADVHAALKANPRLGRLLRSPLMLNIIYGAYQGRAAPALHASGKTDKQRQQMIFDAYVHRMLRDEEHTLQQTLQRSDSPEQTVKWVTWLARNLNERHEDVFYLDRLDLEWLRTKAQQVLPRALPTFMATTTGELLALLWLTVAVTTGALDTSLSDAIDVTRAAVVTSASQALITQIVLIRYPTRPFPSVVWNVPVILVMWAGLTKIHWLAPGMIILLFAWLWLQLTTLEGWYFPVLVPVEQIRWCWTPREAGPSLRGRLPARGVFTVAATIVMTGLLVYLSSVLLPGQRWAVFMACFMLMAAYLLGNNFETSLEEKRPTPNEGIRRSLRFALVHGAASATLVGATLLALFLLARSHVNSVKALLIAGFVATLFGVARAYRYGGLAIVRHWAIRAALAASGDTPLRYKQFLHDAEQRILLRRLGSGYAFPHQLLREHLAVDPETLLSRLANHDAAKQPA; via the coding sequence GTGGGGGAAAGGATCGCGCCGGAGCGCATCGGAAACCGGGCGGAGCTGAGCGAGGCGATCGGGAAGCTCTTCCAGCGAACCGGCCGTAGCTATCTTGACGTCGCCACGGCGGCGGGCGTGTCGGACTCGACGGTGCACGACATGACGTCGGGGAACCGGTTTCCGCGATGGGGGACGCTCGAGGCGGTGCTCGTCGCGTGCGGGATCACGGAGGCGTCCGCGCTGTCAGCCTGGCGGGAAGCGCATCGCAGGGCGCAAGGGGACGGGAGTGATCCCCGGCTGAGGGATGCACAGCGTCGAAAGCTCATCCCGCTGCCCTGGGCGAGCGGGGATGAGGCCGATGCTCCCGCCCCGGAGCGGGTGGCGCTTGGACGGCCGGTGCTGCGGTTCGCGCGCACCTCGATGTCCCTTGCGGCACGTCCGTGGAAGAACCTGCGGACCCGGCACCGCGATCGTCAGCGGGAGCTGATGCTCAAGGCGGTTGGCCGGCAGATGCAAGAGCTCATCGCGCCTTCCCAGGCTCACCACTACCTCACGCCGCGCTTCCATGCTGTTGGCTCCAAGGACAAAGCCCGCGAGATCGACATCAGGGAGCTGTACGAGGAGGCCGGCGAGGAGCTGGTTGTGCTCAGCGCACCCGGGATGGGCAAGACCACACAGCTGGCCCGGCTCGCTGACCGGCTCGCGGCCGAGGCGCTTGAGGATCTCCACCGGCTGGGCGGGACGTCTATCCGGCCGATTCCGGTCCTGGTCAGCTTGTCGGCCTACCGCGGCCAGCCGCTGGCCGATTGGCTGCCGACAGCGGTCAAACGGCAGTACGACTTTCCCGAGGAGTTGGTTCGCGGCTGGCTCACCAGAGGTCTTCTGCTTCCGCTGTTCGACGGCCTTGACCAAGTCCCGGATGCCAGGCGGGGAGAGTGCGCGGAGCAGCTTCGCCGATTCCGCTTGCGTCGCACGGGGATCGTGGTCGGTTGCCGCTACGACGACCTTTCGATGGCCAAGCGCATCGGGGCCGCCCGCTATGTGCAGTTGTCCACCCCCACCAAGAGCGACGTGGAGGGTTATCTGCTCGAGAACTTCGATGCTTTGGCGGACGTGCATGCCGCCTTGAAGGCAAATCCGAGGCTGGGACGGCTGCTTCGTTCCCCGCTGATGCTCAACATCATCTACGGCGCATATCAGGGGAGAGCCGCGCCAGCGTTGCATGCATCAGGGAAGACCGACAAGCAGCGACAACAGATGATCTTCGATGCATATGTGCATCGCATGTTGCGGGATGAGGAGCACACGCTCCAGCAGACCCTCCAGAGATCCGACTCGCCCGAGCAGACGGTGAAGTGGGTCACCTGGCTGGCACGAAACCTCAACGAACGGCACGAGGACGTCTTCTACCTGGATCGGCTCGATCTCGAGTGGCTGCGCACCAAAGCCCAGCAGGTGCTGCCACGCGCACTGCCCACATTTATGGCGACCACGACGGGGGAATTGCTCGCCCTGCTCTGGCTGACGGTTGCCGTCACGACCGGAGCGCTCGACACCAGCCTGTCCGACGCAATCGACGTCACCCGCGCCGCTGTGGTCACGTCGGCAAGCCAGGCGCTGATCACGCAGATCGTGCTGATCCGGTATCCCACCCGGCCATTTCCCAGCGTTGTGTGGAACGTTCCAGTGATCCTGGTCATGTGGGCCGGCCTCACCAAGATTCACTGGCTGGCCCCGGGGATGATCATCCTGCTCTTCGCCTGGCTATGGCTGCAGCTCACCACCTTGGAGGGCTGGTACTTTCCGGTGCTTGTACCGGTGGAGCAGATCCGGTGGTGCTGGACACCCCGGGAAGCAGGCCCCTCCCTGCGGGGACGGCTCCCCGCCAGAGGAGTCTTCACCGTCGCGGCCACCATCGTGATGACCGGACTGCTGGTCTACCTGTCGAGTGTTCTTCTCCCCGGGCAGAGGTGGGCCGTGTTCATGGCCTGCTTCATGCTCATGGCCGCCTACCTCCTCGGCAACAACTTCGAGACCTCGCTGGAAGAGAAGCGCCCGACTCCCAATGAAGGAATCCGCAGATCACTACGCTTCGCGCTCGTCCACGGCGCCGCCAGCGCCACCCTGGTCGGGGCCACCCTGCTCGCCCTCTTCCTCCTGGCGCGCTCGCACGTCAACTCGGTCAAGGCGCTCCTCATCGCCGGCTTCGTAGCGACGCTGTTCGGCGTAGCCCGCGCCTACCGATACGGCGGCCTCGCCATCGTCCGCCACTGGGCAATCCGCGCTGCTCTAGCGGCCAGCGGCGACACCCCACTGCGCTACAAACAATTCCTCCACGACGCCGAACAACGAATCCTCCTCCGCCGCCTCGGCAGCGGCTACGCCTTCCCTCATCAACTCCTCCGAGAACACCTTGCCGTCGACCCAGAAACCCTCCTCTCCCGCCTGGCAAACCACGACGCCGCAAAACAACCCGCATGA
- a CDS encoding gamma carbonic anhydrase family protein has translation MLIAHEGCSPTVHPTAYVAPTATLCGDVRVGAGCRVLFGAVLTAEGGPVELGEGSIVMENAVLRGTRRDPLILGRQVLVGPTSYLTGCRVEDEVFLATGSRVFNGARIGTRSEVRINGIVHLRTVLPADSMVPIGWVAVGDPVRILPPEDHDGIWAVQKNLDFPGYVFGLDRPADGESLMPAISERFGRGLGRHSNDQQI, from the coding sequence ATGCTGATCGCTCATGAGGGTTGTTCGCCGACGGTCCACCCCACGGCCTATGTTGCTCCGACCGCCACGCTGTGCGGGGACGTGCGAGTCGGGGCCGGGTGCCGGGTGCTGTTCGGTGCAGTGCTCACCGCCGAGGGCGGGCCAGTGGAGCTGGGCGAGGGCAGCATCGTGATGGAGAACGCGGTCCTGCGTGGTACCCGACGGGATCCGCTGATTCTGGGACGGCAGGTCCTCGTGGGCCCCACCTCCTACCTGACCGGCTGCCGGGTCGAGGACGAGGTCTTCCTGGCCACCGGCAGCCGCGTCTTCAACGGAGCACGGATCGGGACCCGCTCCGAGGTGCGGATCAACGGAATCGTGCATCTGCGCACCGTGCTGCCCGCCGACTCAATGGTGCCGATCGGCTGGGTCGCCGTCGGCGACCCGGTGCGCATCCTTCCGCCGGAGGACCACGACGGGATCTGGGCGGTGCAGAAGAACCTGGACTTCCCCGGCTACGTCTTCGGCCTGGACCGCCCAGCCGACGGCGAGAGCCTGATGCCGGCCATCTCCGAACGCTTCGGCCGCGGCCTCGGCCGCCACAGCAACGACCAACAGATCTGA
- a CDS encoding tetratricopeptide repeat protein, producing the protein MPRSQELVLDRLLDLFEVGEYEEAEAGARALAAAPRRVWGRSPIVVWLAKAIATAAAGAHGRGTEVLAELETLIAVLERTVGAERALLLVVRGNRVAVLVGQGRYTEAEAEAQDILRAAARLAHLTEVWRVELSCLKSLASALCGQGRYEEAEAIARGNLPRAEGHTAAALHCVLVRSLNGQGRHEEALAETRRLTPLWVRSGSGALGMATATALHGLGRRGEAEAAARQALAACEQFLHPAHPRIQDARALLARTTAEGPLS; encoded by the coding sequence GTGCCCCGTTCGCAGGAGCTGGTCCTCGACCGCCTCCTAGACCTGTTCGAGGTGGGGGAGTACGAGGAGGCCGAGGCCGGGGCGAGAGCTCTTGCGGCCGCCCCAAGGCGTGTCTGGGGCCGGAGCCCGATAGTGGTGTGGCTGGCCAAGGCCATAGCCACGGCGGCGGCCGGCGCTCACGGGCGCGGGACGGAGGTGCTGGCCGAGCTGGAGACTTTGATCGCCGTGCTGGAGCGGACGGTTGGTGCCGAGCGGGCGCTGCTGCTGGTGGTCCGGGGGAACCGTGTGGCGGTCCTCGTCGGCCAGGGGCGGTATACGGAGGCGGAGGCCGAGGCGCAGGACATACTGCGCGCCGCGGCCCGTCTCGCGCACCTCACCGAGGTGTGGAGGGTCGAGCTGTCCTGCTTGAAAAGCCTGGCAAGTGCTTTGTGCGGGCAGGGCCGTTACGAAGAGGCGGAGGCCATCGCCCGTGGGAATCTGCCCCGCGCGGAGGGGCACACGGCTGCCGCCCTGCACTGTGTCCTGGTGCGCAGCCTGAACGGGCAGGGCCGTCACGAGGAGGCTTTGGCCGAAACACGTCGGCTCACGCCGCTTTGGGTCCGCTCCGGAAGCGGGGCTCTGGGCATGGCCACGGCCACAGCTTTGCACGGCCTGGGCCGCCGCGGCGAGGCGGAAGCCGCAGCCCGTCAGGCGTTGGCCGCCTGCGAGCAGTTCCTGCACCCGGCCCACCCCCGCATCCA
- a CDS encoding ATP-binding protein, whose translation MIVWLNGTHGAGKTTTSALVQQLIPDSRVFDAEKVGETLMDITPGLPGTDNFQHWPPWRPLVVETARRVLDYTGGTLVMPMTVLVEQYWREISTGLDQHAIPVRHFVLHADQDTLRGRIEGDTLLGPSPFRLKYLEPYAEAARTWLHGEAEVVDTTHLTPAQAALQIAEAVKS comes from the coding sequence ATGATCGTATGGCTCAACGGCACCCACGGCGCAGGCAAGACGACGACCAGTGCACTCGTGCAGCAGCTGATCCCGGATTCACGGGTGTTCGACGCCGAGAAGGTCGGCGAGACACTCATGGACATCACGCCGGGGCTGCCCGGGACGGACAACTTCCAGCACTGGCCGCCGTGGCGGCCGCTCGTCGTCGAGACCGCCCGCCGCGTACTCGACTACACCGGCGGCACTCTGGTGATGCCCATGACTGTCCTGGTCGAGCAGTACTGGCGCGAGATCAGCACGGGCCTCGACCAACATGCCATTCCGGTACGGCACTTCGTTCTCCACGCTGACCAAGACACCCTCCGCGGGCGCATCGAGGGGGACACTCTTCTTGGCCCCTCCCCATTCCGTCTCAAATACCTTGAGCCCTACGCCGAGGCGGCCCGCACGTGGCTGCACGGCGAGGCCGAGGTCGTCGACACCACGCACCTCACGCCCGCCCAGGCCGCCCTGCAGATCGCAGAGGCCGTCAAGAGTTGA